The Streptococcus sp. S5 genome contains a region encoding:
- a CDS encoding DUF4649 family protein, with amino-acid sequence MIEITYLDGAKQERVMHFDSYEEFERSQQACLIGVADFYPVVKLTYNGYELDYQGTYGDVFFYLMKQDLTQYQN; translated from the coding sequence ATGATTGAAATTACATATCTAGACGGTGCAAAACAAGAAAGAGTCATGCATTTTGATTCCTACGAAGAGTTTGAACGCTCCCAACAAGCCTGCTTGATTGGGGTAGCAGATTTTTATCCTGTTGTGAAACTGACCTATAATGGGTATGAATTGGATTACCAAGGGACTTACGGAGATGTCTTCTTCTATTTGATGAAGCAAGATTTGACGCAGTACCAAAACTAA
- the trxA gene encoding thioredoxin — MAKAITDATFEAETKEGLVLVDFWATWCGPCRMQAPILEKLSEELSEDELKILKMDVDENPETARAFGIMSIPTLLFKKDGQVVKQVAGVHTAAQIKAIVAELS; from the coding sequence ATGGCAAAAGCAATTACAGACGCAACATTTGAAGCAGAAACCAAAGAAGGCTTGGTCTTGGTAGACTTTTGGGCAACCTGGTGTGGTCCATGTCGCATGCAAGCTCCTATTTTAGAAAAATTATCGGAAGAACTTTCGGAAGATGAGTTAAAAATCCTAAAAATGGACGTGGATGAAAATCCAGAAACAGCGCGTGCTTTCGGCATTATGTCCATCCCAACCTTGCTCTTTAAAAAAGATGGGCAGGTTGTTAAACAAGTAGCAGGAGTGCATACCGCAGCACAAATTAAGGCCATTGTGGCTGAGTTGAGTTAA
- the cysE gene encoding serine O-acetyltransferase — MGWWRETINIVKENDPAARTSLEVLLTYPGVKALAAHRVSHFLWNHGFKLLARMHSQFWRFWTQIEIHPGATIASGVFIDHGAGLVIGETAIVEKGVMLYHGVTLGGTGKDVGKRHPTVREGALVSAHAQVIGPVEIGAKAKVGAGAVVVSDVPSDVTVVGVPAKIVRVHGRKDEPVIHQEEEKREYYMNKLEHAKEASHRSSSL, encoded by the coding sequence ATGGGATGGTGGCGTGAAACCATCAATATTGTAAAAGAAAATGACCCAGCAGCGCGTACCTCGCTGGAGGTCCTTTTGACCTATCCGGGCGTCAAAGCACTGGCAGCTCACCGTGTTTCCCACTTTTTGTGGAATCATGGCTTTAAGCTCTTGGCGCGGATGCACAGCCAATTCTGGCGTTTTTGGACCCAGATTGAGATCCATCCAGGTGCGACCATTGCTTCTGGTGTCTTTATCGACCATGGAGCGGGTCTCGTTATCGGGGAAACGGCCATTGTTGAAAAAGGCGTTATGCTCTACCATGGGGTGACCCTTGGGGGAACAGGAAAGGATGTCGGCAAACGCCATCCAACGGTACGTGAAGGAGCCTTGGTCTCCGCCCATGCCCAAGTCATCGGCCCGGTGGAAATCGGAGCCAAGGCCAAGGTCGGAGCAGGAGCTGTCGTGGTCTCAGATGTACCAAGTGATGTGACCGTTGTCGGTGTTCCTGCCAAGATTGTGCGGGTGCACGGTCGAAAAGACGAACCGGTTATTCACCAAGAAGAAGAAAAACGGGAATACTATATGAACAAGCTGGAGCATGCTAAGGAAGCCAGCCATCGGTCTTCGAGTCTGTAA
- a CDS encoding DUF6287 domain-containing protein, with protein MKKVMISLLAGASVLALVACTPKRYERQSKPKTATSSAVKKEKKDTGQKYYQEVLDRYKAYAAAINVKDQTALQNELKKIEATSEEYAYVFNLQTLGSTNEWQYAFEDLNRDGNDELLIGDGKTIAAVYYLKNNQPTLLHVAYVASAGGYRSSLDVFDNGQIVYATWQSLNPEMELTLYSLRKGEAKEEKKATIQIGGKKTAEQALGISAKKLDLTKLDWKTFEGSGDSKSTAKAEEKKSESFQVQVSVSDLRIRKEPSTSAPSAGMIAKGTHTITETVEADGHTWGKLESGQGWIALEFTTRVDGNAESTPAPAKTSTEMNLDEIKAGNFSSVAGVWKNKYGTSIEFDAQGIVKVNGSAVNGVQFSGFYFKEGNLHGVSRMPGATNDTPILFIPSRDGGSESIYWSKSDATNGNDLYYRVN; from the coding sequence ATGAAAAAGGTTATGATTTCACTACTGGCGGGTGCGTCCGTTCTAGCTCTGGTGGCTTGTACGCCCAAACGCTATGAACGCCAAAGTAAACCAAAGACAGCAACGTCATCAGCTGTCAAAAAAGAAAAGAAGGATACAGGTCAGAAGTATTATCAAGAGGTATTAGATCGCTACAAAGCTTATGCAGCCGCAATTAATGTCAAAGATCAAACAGCTTTACAAAATGAACTGAAGAAGATCGAAGCAACTTCAGAAGAATATGCGTATGTCTTTAATCTTCAAACACTTGGGAGTACCAATGAGTGGCAATATGCTTTTGAAGACCTTAATCGTGATGGTAATGATGAACTGCTGATTGGGGATGGCAAAACGATTGCTGCGGTGTATTATTTGAAAAATAACCAGCCAACCTTGCTCCATGTAGCCTATGTAGCTTCTGCAGGTGGCTATCGCTCCAGCTTAGATGTTTTTGACAATGGGCAAATCGTTTATGCCACTTGGCAATCCCTTAATCCAGAAATGGAATTGACCCTTTATTCGCTAAGAAAAGGCGAAGCCAAGGAAGAAAAGAAAGCAACCATTCAAATTGGTGGGAAGAAAACAGCAGAACAAGCTCTTGGGATTTCAGCTAAGAAGTTGGACCTCACTAAGCTGGACTGGAAAACTTTTGAAGGTTCAGGGGATTCCAAATCAACAGCGAAAGCAGAAGAGAAAAAATCGGAAAGCTTCCAAGTACAAGTCAGTGTGTCGGATCTCCGTATTCGAAAAGAGCCCTCAACCTCAGCTCCCTCTGCAGGGATGATCGCAAAAGGAACTCACACCATTACGGAAACAGTAGAGGCGGATGGTCATACTTGGGGCAAGCTTGAATCTGGACAAGGCTGGATCGCCCTTGAATTCACAACGCGGGTGGATGGAAATGCCGAATCAACTCCTGCCCCTGCCAAAACAAGCACTGAGATGAATCTAGATGAAATAAAAGCTGGAAATTTCTCAAGTGTAGCGGGAGTTTGGAAAAATAAGTACGGTACGAGTATTGAGTTTGATGCGCAAGGAATTGTAAAGGTCAATGGTAGTGCTGTCAATGGTGTTCAATTTTCTGGTTTTTACTTCAAGGAAGGCAATTTACACGGAGTTAGTCGGATGCCTGGGGCAACGAATGACACGCCTATTCTTTTCATTCCTTCAAGAGACGGTGGCAGTGAATCCATTTACTGGAGTAAGAGTGATGCTACGAATGGGAACGATTTGTACTACCGTGTGAACTAA
- a CDS encoding Cna B-type domain-containing protein gives MKKWLYSVVTTVALFLLAALGFAKPNSPAKVHADTINDVVTSVNISKSTGGAITDPLGVWESFQVEANFVLPNGRVKKGDQTVIQLGDGFKVFETDTIDLLDPSGQKVATATVDDQRKKITVTYTDYPERMANVTGKLRFFARVDHQVVKGQKTLEFKLKIGKDVIPGGNIDYKGVNPGENPPTPEVFSKWGWTNSDDKLKLTYTLNINQGHTALHNIDIKDHLAFTDGKIKADSVNIHTGTWQVSDEDGAYHLRDTTNVTKNYSPVVSADGQSLTVHIGDLAPEQGMTIRYDVYLDKVPAINTSFKNNASMTATEIKEQNKVADILYQFFDGHFNGEKYSFTIHKKGENGQALAGAVFAVTADDTGEQVGTIETNEDGIGTITGLIKQAYTVQEIKAPTGYVLSKEPIKISKDDFGNDLAISRDVVNQKEKTSVSGQKTWNDNDNQDGKRPSKITVNLLANGVKVASKEVKPDATGTWAYHFDNLDVVDDAGNVIAYTISEEPVEGYETTIEGTNITNTRTPEVVEIPVTKIWKDNDNQDGVRPDKVTVRLLADGTEVASQELSAATDWKTVFTNLPKYNHGKQIVYTVTEDTVANYSAAIDGTTITNSYKPGKTSATVTKRWEDNNDQDGKRPSAIKVQLYADGKAQGKEVELSAKNNWTHTFSNLPLKAKGKEIQYLVKEVGTVKGYTSTVDDSNKGNVVITNSRTPEITEVAVKKIWDDADNKDGLRPEKITVRLLADGQEVAVKEITATDNWQASFTDLPVYKEGKKIAYTITEDPVAGYTSNIDGFTVTNRHTPPTTPPTTPPGTPPATPPTTPPTTPPTTPPTTPPTTPPTTPPSTPEKPEIPTTPKEGKKKILPSTGEVVAYGLTILGALLAIFALALLLRGKRKEK, from the coding sequence ATGAAAAAGTGGCTCTATTCTGTTGTGACAACAGTTGCCCTATTTTTACTAGCGGCTTTAGGATTTGCCAAACCCAATAGTCCAGCTAAAGTCCATGCAGATACGATCAATGATGTTGTGACATCTGTAAACATCTCGAAATCAACTGGTGGAGCGATTACAGATCCACTCGGTGTTTGGGAGAGTTTTCAAGTTGAAGCAAACTTTGTGTTGCCGAATGGACGTGTAAAAAAGGGAGATCAGACCGTTATCCAACTTGGAGATGGCTTTAAGGTCTTTGAAACGGACACCATTGACCTGCTGGATCCAAGTGGTCAAAAAGTTGCGACAGCAACGGTAGATGATCAAAGAAAAAAGATTACAGTGACCTATACGGACTATCCTGAAAGAATGGCCAATGTGACAGGGAAACTGCGTTTCTTTGCGCGTGTAGACCACCAAGTTGTCAAAGGACAAAAGACACTTGAATTCAAACTTAAAATCGGTAAAGATGTGATTCCAGGTGGGAATATCGATTACAAAGGGGTCAATCCAGGTGAGAATCCTCCTACTCCAGAAGTCTTTAGCAAGTGGGGTTGGACCAATTCAGATGATAAATTAAAATTGACCTATACCTTGAATATCAATCAAGGCCACACAGCCCTTCATAATATTGATATCAAAGACCACTTGGCCTTTACAGATGGGAAGATCAAGGCAGATTCTGTTAACATCCATACAGGAACTTGGCAGGTTAGTGATGAAGATGGGGCTTATCATTTACGAGACACCACAAATGTCACGAAAAATTATTCCCCTGTTGTCAGTGCTGATGGTCAATCTCTAACGGTTCATATTGGAGATCTAGCTCCAGAACAAGGAATGACGATTCGCTATGATGTCTATTTGGACAAGGTCCCAGCCATCAATACATCCTTTAAAAACAATGCTAGCATGACAGCTACAGAAATCAAGGAGCAAAATAAGGTAGCAGACATTCTGTATCAGTTCTTTGATGGACACTTCAATGGTGAGAAGTACTCATTCACCATTCATAAAAAAGGTGAAAATGGCCAAGCGCTTGCAGGTGCCGTCTTTGCTGTGACGGCAGATGATACAGGAGAGCAAGTTGGAACCATCGAAACTAATGAGGATGGAATAGGCACTATTACGGGCTTGATCAAGCAGGCTTATACAGTTCAAGAGATCAAGGCTCCAACAGGCTATGTTCTCTCTAAAGAACCTATCAAGATCAGCAAGGACGATTTTGGAAATGACCTTGCGATTTCTCGTGATGTTGTGAACCAAAAAGAAAAAACAAGTGTCTCTGGCCAAAAGACATGGAATGATAATGATAACCAAGATGGCAAGCGTCCGTCAAAAATCACAGTCAATCTCCTAGCAAATGGTGTCAAAGTCGCTTCTAAAGAAGTGAAACCAGATGCTACAGGAACGTGGGCCTATCATTTTGATAATCTCGATGTGGTCGATGATGCTGGTAATGTCATTGCCTACACTATTTCAGAAGAACCTGTCGAAGGTTATGAAACAACTATTGAGGGAACCAATATTACCAACACTCGTACACCAGAAGTTGTTGAAATTCCAGTAACGAAGATTTGGAAAGACAATGATAATCAAGATGGTGTTCGTCCTGACAAGGTTACTGTTCGTCTCCTTGCAGATGGTACAGAAGTAGCTAGCCAAGAGCTAAGTGCAGCAACTGATTGGAAGACAGTCTTTACCAATCTTCCAAAATACAATCACGGCAAACAAATTGTCTACACAGTCACAGAAGACACAGTAGCCAATTACTCTGCTGCGATTGATGGAACAACCATTACCAATAGCTACAAGCCAGGTAAAACCAGCGCTACTGTTACAAAACGTTGGGAAGACAACAATGACCAAGATGGCAAACGTCCAAGCGCCATTAAGGTACAGCTCTATGCAGATGGCAAAGCTCAAGGAAAAGAAGTGGAACTTTCTGCTAAAAATAACTGGACCCATACCTTTAGCAATTTGCCTCTAAAAGCGAAAGGCAAAGAGATTCAGTACCTAGTGAAAGAAGTTGGAACAGTCAAAGGCTATACTAGTACGGTCGATGACAGTAACAAGGGAAATGTAGTGATTACCAATAGCCGCACACCAGAAATAACAGAAGTAGCGGTCAAGAAGATCTGGGATGATGCAGACAATAAAGATGGTCTTCGTCCTGAAAAAATCACAGTTCGTCTCCTTGCGGATGGTCAAGAAGTAGCTGTAAAAGAAATCACAGCTACTGATAATTGGCAGGCAAGCTTCACGGATCTACCTGTATACAAGGAAGGTAAGAAGATTGCCTACACGATTACAGAGGATCCAGTAGCAGGTTATACAAGCAACATTGATGGTTTCACGGTAACCAACCGTCATACGCCACCAACAACACCTCCTACCACACCACCAGGCACACCGCCAGCGACTCCGCCTACAACCCCACCAACGACACCGCCAACAACTCCACCGACGACACCACCAACAACACCACCAACAACGCCGCCAAGCACACCGGAAAAACCAGAAATTCCAACTACACCAAAAGAAGGAAAGAAAAAAATTCTTCCATCAACTGGTGAAGTTGTTGCTTACGGGTTGACCATACTCGGTGCACTCTTAGCAATTTTTGCTTTGGCTTTGCTCTTGCGTGGTAAACGGAAAGAGAAATAA
- the pnp gene encoding polyribonucleotide nucleotidyltransferase codes for MTKQVFQTTFAGRELIVETGQVAKQANGSVVVRYGESTVLTAAVMSKKMATGDFFPLQVNYEEKMYAAGKFPGGFMKREGRPSTDATLTARLIDRPIRPMFAEGFRNEVQVINTVLSYDENASAPMAAMFGSSLALSISDIPFDGPIAGVQVGYVDGEIIINPTQEQAERSLLELTVAGTKHAINIVESGAKELSEEIMLEALLKGHEAVKELIAFQEEIVAAVGKEKAEVELLHVDADLQAEIIAAYNSDLQKAVQVEEKLAREAATQAVKDQVTAVYEEKYADHEEFDRIMRDVAEILEQMEHAEVRRLITEDKVRPDGRKVDEIRPLDAQVDYLPRVHGSGLFTRGQTQALSILTLAPMGETQIIDGLDPEYKKRFMHHYNFPQYSVGETGRYGAPGRREIGHGALGERALAQVLPSLEEFPYAIRLVAEVLESNGSSSQASICAGTLALMAGGVPIKAPVAGIAMGLISDGNNYTVLTDIQGLEDHFGDMDFKVAGTRDGITALQMDIKIQGITAEILTEALAQAKKARFEILDVIEATIPEVRPELAPTAPKIDTIKIDVDKIKIVIGKGGETIDKIIAETGVKIDIDEEGNVSIYSSDQDAINRAKEIIAGLVREAKVDEVYHAKVVRIEKFGAFVNLFDKTDALVHISEMAWTRTNRVEDLVAIGDEVDVKIIKIDEKGRVDASMKALLPRPPKAENSEEKGEKGPRHGDRPRHHNKDHKPKKDFTITQKDSE; via the coding sequence ATGACAAAACAAGTGTTTCAAACGACTTTTGCGGGTCGTGAGTTAATCGTAGAGACTGGTCAGGTTGCGAAGCAAGCAAATGGCTCTGTTGTCGTGCGTTACGGTGAGTCAACTGTCTTGACGGCAGCTGTCATGTCTAAGAAGATGGCAACTGGGGATTTCTTCCCACTTCAAGTTAACTACGAAGAAAAAATGTATGCGGCTGGGAAATTTCCTGGTGGCTTTATGAAACGTGAAGGACGTCCTTCAACAGATGCGACTTTGACAGCGCGTTTGATCGACCGTCCGATCCGTCCTATGTTTGCGGAAGGTTTCCGTAACGAAGTGCAAGTCATCAACACAGTCCTTTCTTACGATGAAAATGCCTCTGCCCCAATGGCAGCTATGTTTGGTTCATCATTGGCCTTGTCTATCTCAGACATTCCATTTGACGGACCAATCGCTGGGGTACAAGTGGGCTATGTGGACGGGGAAATCATCATCAACCCAACGCAAGAACAAGCTGAGCGCTCTCTTCTTGAATTGACAGTAGCTGGTACCAAACACGCTATCAACATCGTAGAGTCTGGTGCCAAAGAATTGTCAGAAGAAATCATGTTGGAAGCTCTTCTGAAAGGACACGAAGCTGTCAAAGAATTGATTGCCTTCCAAGAAGAAATCGTTGCGGCAGTTGGGAAAGAAAAAGCAGAAGTGGAATTGCTTCATGTAGATGCTGACTTGCAAGCTGAAATCATCGCAGCCTACAACAGTGACCTTCAAAAAGCGGTTCAAGTAGAAGAAAAATTGGCGCGTGAAGCTGCGACTCAAGCAGTCAAAGACCAAGTGACGGCTGTTTACGAAGAAAAATATGCCGACCACGAAGAGTTCGATCGCATCATGCGCGATGTGGCTGAAATCTTGGAACAAATGGAACACGCAGAAGTGCGCCGTTTGATCACAGAAGACAAGGTTCGTCCTGACGGCCGTAAGGTCGATGAAATCCGTCCTTTGGATGCACAAGTCGACTACCTTCCTCGCGTACACGGTTCAGGTCTCTTTACGCGTGGGCAAACGCAGGCTCTTTCTATCTTGACTTTGGCGCCAATGGGTGAAACGCAAATCATCGATGGTTTGGATCCAGAGTACAAGAAACGCTTCATGCACCACTACAACTTCCCACAATACTCTGTTGGTGAAACTGGACGTTACGGTGCACCAGGTCGTCGTGAAATTGGTCACGGTGCTCTTGGTGAGCGTGCTCTTGCTCAAGTATTGCCAAGCTTGGAAGAATTCCCATATGCCATCCGTTTGGTAGCAGAAGTATTGGAATCAAATGGTTCTTCATCTCAAGCTTCTATCTGTGCGGGAACACTTGCCCTTATGGCTGGTGGTGTGCCAATCAAGGCGCCAGTAGCTGGTATTGCCATGGGTCTGATCTCAGATGGAAACAACTACACAGTATTGACCGATATCCAAGGTTTGGAAGACCACTTTGGAGATATGGACTTCAAGGTTGCAGGTACACGTGATGGGATTACAGCCCTTCAAATGGATATCAAGATCCAAGGAATCACTGCAGAAATCTTGACTGAGGCTCTTGCTCAAGCCAAGAAAGCTCGTTTTGAAATCCTTGACGTGATTGAAGCAACCATTCCAGAAGTTCGTCCAGAATTGGCTCCAACTGCTCCGAAAATTGATACCATCAAGATTGATGTCGACAAGATTAAGATTGTCATCGGTAAGGGTGGAGAAACCATCGATAAGATCATCGCTGAAACAGGCGTTAAGATTGATATCGACGAAGAAGGTAACGTATCGATCTACTCGAGCGATCAAGATGCGATTAACCGTGCCAAAGAGATCATTGCTGGTTTGGTGCGTGAGGCCAAAGTGGATGAAGTCTACCATGCCAAAGTGGTTCGGATCGAGAAATTCGGAGCCTTTGTCAACCTCTTTGACAAGACAGATGCCCTCGTTCACATCTCTGAAATGGCTTGGACGCGCACCAACCGTGTCGAAGACTTGGTAGCGATCGGCGATGAAGTCGATGTGAAGATTATCAAGATTGACGAAAAAGGTCGTGTCGATGCTTCTATGAAGGCACTATTGCCACGTCCACCAAAAGCAGAAAACAGCGAGGAAAAAGGTGAAAAGGGTCCTCGTCACGGCGATCGTCCTCGTCACCACAACAAAGACCACAAACCTAAAAAAGACTTTACCATTACACAAAAAGATTCAGAATAA
- the pepF gene encoding oligoendopeptidase F, producing MELKKRSEFPENELWDLTALYQDQEDFLRAIEKTREEINEFVRNYKGNLHTFEDFEAAFAVFEQIQIQLSHIGNYSFMPQTTDFGDEAFAEIAQAGMDFETWASVELSFFDDALVEADEEVLERLGQLPNLTFAIRQAKIKKAHYLGANVEKTLTNLGEVFYGPQDIYTKMRAGDFEMADFEVDGKVYKNSFVTYENFYQNHENAEVREKAFRSFSEGLRKHQNTAAATYLAQVKSEKLIADMRGYDSVFDYLLAEQEVDRAMFDRQIDLIMKDFAPVAQKFLKHVAKVNGLEKMTFADWKLDLDSALNPDVTIDDAYDLVMKSVAPLGEEYSREIARYQTERWVDFAANEGKDSGGYAADPYRVHPYVLMSWTGRMSDVYTLIHEIGHSGQFIFSDNNQSYFNAHMSTYYVEAPSTFNELLLSDYLEHQFDDPRQKRFALAHRLTDTYFHNFITHLLEAAFQRKVYTLIEEGGTFGASKLNSIMKEVLTEFWGDAVEIDDDAALTWMRQSHYYMGLYSYTYSAGLVISTAGYLHLKSSENGAKDWLDLLKSGGSKTPLESAMIIGADISTDKPLRDTIQFLSDTVDQIIAYSAELGE from the coding sequence ATGGAATTAAAAAAACGTTCTGAATTTCCTGAGAACGAACTCTGGGACCTCACAGCCCTTTACCAAGACCAGGAAGACTTCTTGCGTGCCATTGAAAAAACACGTGAAGAAATCAATGAATTTGTCCGTAACTACAAGGGCAACCTCCACACCTTTGAAGACTTTGAAGCTGCCTTTGCGGTCTTTGAACAAATTCAGATCCAACTCAGCCACATTGGCAACTACAGTTTTATGCCACAAACCACTGACTTTGGTGATGAAGCTTTCGCAGAGATTGCTCAAGCGGGGATGGATTTCGAAACTTGGGCAAGCGTTGAACTTTCCTTCTTTGATGATGCTTTAGTAGAAGCGGATGAAGAAGTCCTCGAACGCCTGGGGCAACTCCCTAACCTCACTTTTGCCATTCGTCAGGCTAAAATTAAAAAAGCTCACTACTTGGGAGCTAATGTGGAAAAAACATTGACCAACCTGGGTGAAGTCTTCTACGGACCTCAAGACATCTATACCAAGATGCGGGCAGGCGACTTTGAAATGGCTGATTTTGAAGTGGATGGAAAAGTTTACAAGAATAGCTTTGTTACCTATGAAAACTTCTACCAAAACCATGAGAATGCAGAAGTTCGTGAAAAAGCCTTTCGTTCCTTCTCAGAAGGTCTCCGCAAGCACCAAAACACGGCTGCTGCTACCTATCTAGCTCAAGTCAAGTCTGAAAAACTGATTGCAGATATGCGAGGCTACGACTCTGTCTTTGACTACCTCTTGGCTGAGCAGGAAGTGGATCGGGCCATGTTTGATCGTCAGATTGACCTGATCATGAAGGACTTTGCTCCAGTCGCTCAAAAATTCCTCAAACACGTGGCCAAGGTCAACGGCCTTGAAAAAATGACCTTTGCTGATTGGAAGTTGGATTTGGACAGCGCGCTCAACCCAGATGTCACCATTGATGATGCTTATGACTTGGTCATGAAATCTGTGGCACCTCTTGGAGAAGAATACTCCCGCGAAATTGCCCGCTACCAAACCGAACGCTGGGTCGATTTTGCAGCCAATGAAGGCAAGGATTCCGGTGGTTATGCCGCTGACCCATACCGTGTCCACCCTTATGTCCTCATGAGCTGGACAGGACGGATGAGCGATGTCTACACCCTGATCCACGAAATCGGACACTCTGGTCAATTCATCTTCTCAGACAACAACCAAAGCTACTTCAACGCCCACATGTCGACCTACTATGTGGAAGCTCCTTCTACCTTTAACGAGCTCCTCCTCAGCGACTATTTGGAACACCAGTTTGACGATCCTCGTCAAAAACGCTTTGCCTTGGCTCACCGTTTGACAGATACCTACTTCCACAACTTCATCACCCACTTGTTGGAAGCAGCCTTCCAACGCAAGGTTTACACCTTGATTGAAGAAGGTGGCACCTTCGGTGCTAGCAAGCTCAATAGCATCATGAAGGAAGTCTTGACAGAATTCTGGGGAGACGCCGTTGAAATCGATGACGATGCAGCCTTGACCTGGATGCGTCAAAGCCACTACTACATGGGGCTTTACAGCTATACCTACTCAGCTGGCTTGGTTATCTCAACAGCGGGTTACCTGCATTTGAAGAGCTCCGAAAACGGAGCTAAAGATTGGCTAGACCTCCTTAAATCAGGTGGTAGCAAGACCCCACTTGAGTCAGCCATGATCATCGGAGCAGATATCTCAACTGACAAACCACTTCGCGATACCATCCAATTCCTTTCAGACACTGTGGATCAAATTATTGCTTACAGTGCAGAATTGGGAGAATAA
- a CDS encoding pseudouridine synthase, giving the protein MRLDKFLVDCGVGSRTEVKQLLKQKKIAVNGKKETAGKLQIDPAKDQVTFMGENLVHETFVYYLLNKPAGVISATEDDHHQTVLDLLDETARHKEVFPVGRLDIDTHGLLLLTNNGKLAHAMLSPKKHVSKIYCAQVAGIMDEVDVARFEAGIALKDFTTLPARLQILEVNEANASSYVEIEIAEGKFHQVKRMVAACGKEVVDLERISMGPLTLDPTLQLGEWRRLHPSELKSLEVFGVPL; this is encoded by the coding sequence ATGCGCTTAGACAAATTTTTAGTAGATTGTGGTGTGGGGAGTAGGACCGAGGTCAAGCAACTCCTCAAGCAAAAGAAAATTGCAGTAAATGGAAAAAAAGAGACAGCAGGGAAACTTCAGATTGATCCAGCCAAGGATCAGGTGACCTTTATGGGGGAAAATCTGGTCCATGAAACCTTTGTGTATTATCTGCTTAATAAACCAGCTGGAGTCATCTCAGCGACTGAAGATGATCACCACCAAACTGTGCTAGATCTATTGGATGAGACAGCCCGTCACAAGGAAGTCTTTCCTGTCGGGCGCCTAGATATCGATACCCATGGCTTGCTCCTTTTGACCAATAATGGCAAGCTTGCTCATGCCATGCTTTCGCCGAAGAAGCATGTGTCGAAGATCTACTGTGCCCAGGTGGCTGGGATCATGGATGAGGTAGATGTAGCCCGTTTTGAAGCAGGCATTGCCCTCAAAGACTTCACGACTTTGCCTGCGAGATTACAGATCTTAGAGGTGAATGAGGCAAATGCCAGCTCCTACGTCGAAATCGAAATCGCTGAAGGAAAATTTCATCAGGTCAAGCGCATGGTCGCTGCCTGTGGCAAGGAAGTGGTGGATTTAGAGCGGATCTCAATGGGTCCTCTAACGCTAGATCCGACTCTTCAATTGGGAGAATGGCGGAGACTCCATCCTTCTGAACTCAAGTCCCTAGAGGTCTTCGGAGTTCCCTTATAA
- the rpsO gene encoding 30S ribosomal protein S15 gives MAISKEKKNEIIAQYARHEGDTGSVEVQVAVLTWEINHLNEHIKQHKKDHATYRGLMKKIGRRRNLLAYLRTNDVNRYRELINSLGLRR, from the coding sequence ATGGCAATCTCAAAAGAGAAAAAAAATGAAATCATTGCACAATACGCACGTCACGAAGGTGACACTGGTTCAGTAGAAGTACAAGTTGCTGTCCTTACTTGGGAAATCAACCACTTGAACGAACACATCAAACAACACAAAAAAGACCACGCTACTTACCGTGGTTTGATGAAGAAAATCGGTCGCCGTCGTAACTTGTTGGCTTACCTTCGTACAAACGACGTTAACCGTTACCGTGAGTTGATCAACTCTCTTGGACTTCGTCGTTAA